In one Dehalogenimonas formicexedens genomic region, the following are encoded:
- a CDS encoding DUF1015 domain-containing protein, which yields MADIRPFKALRYNTATENMSAVICPPYDVISPQQEAALLANDPHNFIRIEYAKTIPGDDETCNRYTRALSHLQKWLRDEVLKQDDKPAYYLHEHTYTFGGEKVIRRGLFARVRLEEWDKMIVRPHERTMAGPKKDRIKLIGTLEADTSPVFGLYQDDGRFIGSVLDQVTAWPEAIEFAGEPGESHRLWVITDVEAVSAIQRAFTEKPIYIADGHHRYESSLAYRNERNNLDPKIPPDAAVNFVMMSLTDMADPGLLILPTHRVIKGLSKNLLYILPERLREHFNVETLKASNGGWENLKTLMAEDSSRFFIFGLSGDDILSLTVKNQPKVEGFMPSGHTATYRGMDVSVVDHVVLEDILGMNAMDEERVAYDHDMDSTISRVKSGEFQFAFILKPVKPETIQAISDAKDRMPRKSTYFYPKLPSGIVVYRLRD from the coding sequence ATGGCTGATATTCGACCCTTTAAGGCTCTCCGCTACAACACGGCGACGGAAAATATGTCCGCGGTAATCTGCCCTCCATACGATGTGATCAGTCCGCAGCAGGAAGCGGCTCTCCTGGCAAACGATCCGCACAACTTCATCCGCATCGAATACGCTAAAACGATCCCCGGCGATGATGAAACCTGCAACCGTTACACCCGGGCCTTATCCCATCTTCAGAAGTGGCTGCGGGACGAGGTATTGAAGCAGGATGATAAACCCGCTTACTATCTTCACGAGCACACTTACACCTTCGGTGGGGAGAAAGTCATCAGGCGTGGGTTGTTCGCACGGGTTCGGCTGGAAGAATGGGATAAGATGATTGTTCGTCCCCACGAGCGGACCATGGCCGGACCGAAAAAAGACCGGATCAAACTCATCGGCACCCTGGAAGCTGACACCAGCCCGGTCTTCGGGTTGTACCAGGATGATGGCAGGTTCATCGGTTCCGTCCTGGACCAGGTGACCGCCTGGCCTGAAGCGATCGAATTTGCCGGTGAACCGGGAGAGTCTCATCGCCTGTGGGTCATCACCGATGTTGAAGCCGTGTCGGCTATCCAGCGCGCCTTCACCGAAAAACCGATCTACATCGCCGACGGCCACCACCGCTATGAGAGTTCGTTGGCTTACCGGAACGAACGGAATAACCTTGATCCAAAAATTCCGCCGGATGCGGCGGTTAATTTCGTGATGATGTCGCTCACTGACATGGCTGATCCCGGCTTGTTGATCCTGCCGACTCATCGCGTGATAAAAGGTCTGTCCAAAAACCTGCTCTATATCTTGCCGGAACGCCTCCGGGAGCATTTCAACGTCGAGACTTTGAAAGCCTCAAACGGCGGTTGGGAAAACCTGAAGACGCTGATGGCTGAGGATAGTTCGCGCTTCTTCATTTTTGGCTTGAGCGGCGACGATATTTTGAGCCTGACGGTGAAGAATCAGCCCAAAGTCGAAGGCTTTATGCCATCGGGCCATACGGCAACTTATCGCGGCATGGATGTCAGTGTCGTAGACCACGTTGTCCTGGAGGACATCCTCGGCATGAACGCCATGGACGAGGAGCGAGTGGCTTACGATCATGATATGGACTCGACCATTTCACGGGTCAAGTCGGGTGAGTTCCAATTCGCCTTTATCCTCAAACCAGTCAAGCCGGAAACGATCCAGGCAATTTCGGATGCCAAAGACAGGATGCCGCGCAAGAGCACGTACTTTTACCCCAAGTTGCCGTCGGGGATAGTGGTTTATCGGCTGCGCGACTAG
- the ligA gene encoding NAD-dependent DNA ligase LigA, whose translation MTDNLLKAQARAQELRREIEHHNYQYYVLDAPQISDQEYDALLRELQKIETEYPALVTPDSPTQRVGAEPLKAFGVVKHRRPLLSLGNAFTKDELREWVKRVTKLLPGEELEFVCEHKMDGLAIALTYENGQFTVGATRGDGEEGENVTQNLKTIHSLPLKTHDGSPAAFEVRGEVFLPKSGFEKMNKEREKEGLPLFANPRNAAAGSLRQLDPSVTAKRPLDCFLYQLGWVEGTGMPATHWDTLQLMKKWGFKLNPNNRQCATLAEIENYYDEWYAKRDGLPYEADGIVIKLNSIDQQNTLGSVGREPRWAIAFKFPAHQATTQLKDIGISVGRTGTLNPYAILEPVYVGGVVIKQATLHNEDDIRRKDIRLGDTVIVQRAGDVIPQIVGPVLEKRKGNPPVFSIEEKLKSKDGKSRCPVCGSEIYRPKGEVMYYCPNSACPAQVQENLEHFTSRPAMDIRGVGEKLSAAFLAEGLVNDVADLYELKPDQLASREGMGEKSAGNILAAIEKSKTRPLANVIFALGIRHIGEENAALLANQFGTLKALSEATRDQIDAIPGIGDKIVDSIVAYFQNKTNETVVERLNSILKTPPVETAKKTGPLDGEEFVITGILKSMSREQAWERIRAAGGTTKPDLTKNTSYLVVGEDAGSKLEKAQAKGIRTISEEELLKMLNPPSSGQPRLFQ comes from the coding sequence ATGACCGATAATCTTCTGAAAGCCCAGGCGAGAGCGCAGGAACTCCGCCGCGAGATAGAACACCACAACTACCAGTATTACGTGCTGGACGCTCCCCAGATTTCCGACCAGGAATACGACGCTCTCCTCCGCGAACTTCAAAAGATCGAAACCGAATATCCTGCCCTGGTGACGCCCGACTCTCCGACCCAGCGGGTAGGAGCGGAGCCGCTGAAGGCCTTCGGCGTGGTCAAGCACCGCCGGCCGCTCCTTTCCCTGGGCAACGCTTTCACCAAGGACGAACTTCGGGAATGGGTCAAGAGAGTAACCAAACTATTGCCCGGCGAAGAACTGGAATTCGTCTGTGAACACAAGATGGACGGCCTGGCCATCGCTCTCACCTACGAAAACGGCCAGTTTACCGTCGGTGCCACCCGGGGCGACGGTGAAGAGGGCGAGAACGTCACCCAGAACCTGAAGACCATTCACAGCCTCCCGCTCAAGACCCATGACGGTTCCCCGGCTGCTTTCGAGGTCCGCGGCGAGGTCTTCTTACCTAAATCGGGCTTCGAGAAGATGAACAAGGAGAGAGAAAAAGAAGGACTGCCTCTCTTTGCCAATCCCCGCAACGCCGCCGCCGGTTCCTTGCGGCAGTTGGATCCCTCAGTTACCGCTAAGAGGCCGCTGGATTGTTTCCTGTACCAGCTTGGCTGGGTTGAAGGCACGGGGATGCCTGCAACCCATTGGGACACGCTGCAACTGATGAAAAAGTGGGGTTTCAAGCTAAATCCCAACAACAGGCAATGCGCCACCCTGGCCGAAATCGAAAACTATTACGATGAATGGTACGCCAAACGCGACGGCCTGCCTTACGAAGCCGACGGAATCGTGATCAAACTCAATTCGATCGATCAACAGAATACACTGGGTTCGGTTGGGCGGGAACCCAGATGGGCTATCGCTTTCAAATTCCCGGCGCACCAGGCGACCACCCAGCTCAAAGACATCGGCATCAGCGTCGGGCGCACCGGAACGCTCAATCCGTACGCCATTCTCGAACCGGTTTACGTGGGCGGCGTGGTCATCAAGCAGGCCACCCTCCACAACGAAGACGACATCCGCCGCAAAGACATCCGGCTTGGGGATACGGTCATCGTCCAGAGGGCCGGCGATGTTATTCCCCAGATCGTCGGTCCCGTGCTTGAAAAGCGTAAGGGCAACCCTCCAGTGTTCAGTATCGAAGAAAAGCTCAAGAGTAAAGACGGCAAATCGCGCTGCCCCGTCTGCGGTTCTGAGATATATCGCCCGAAGGGCGAGGTAATGTATTACTGCCCCAATTCAGCCTGTCCGGCGCAGGTCCAGGAGAACCTGGAACATTTCACCTCACGTCCGGCCATGGATATCCGGGGCGTGGGTGAAAAACTTTCGGCGGCCTTTCTTGCCGAAGGACTGGTCAACGACGTCGCCGATCTCTACGAGTTGAAACCTGATCAGTTGGCATCTCGTGAGGGCATGGGAGAGAAAAGCGCAGGCAATATCCTTGCCGCGATCGAAAAATCAAAGACCCGGCCGTTGGCCAACGTCATCTTCGCTCTCGGTATCCGCCACATCGGGGAAGAAAACGCGGCCTTACTCGCCAACCAGTTTGGTACTCTGAAAGCTTTGTCCGAGGCGACGCGGGATCAAATCGACGCCATTCCCGGCATCGGCGATAAAATCGTCGACAGCATCGTGGCCTACTTCCAGAACAAAACGAATGAAACAGTTGTCGAGCGCCTGAATTCGATCCTGAAAACCCCTCCCGTGGAGACGGCAAAAAAGACAGGGCCACTGGACGGGGAGGAGTTTGTGATAACCGGTATTTTGAAATCCATGAGCCGTGAGCAGGCGTGGGAGAGGATCCGTGCCGCTGGCGGCACAACCAAGCCGGATTTAACCAAAAACACCAGCTACCTTGTAGTAGGGGAAGACGCCGGATCCAAATTGGAAAAAGCACAGGCAAAAGGCATTCGAACCATATCTGAAGAAGAACTGTTGAAGATGCTCAATCCCCCCAGTTCCGGGCAGCCGAGGTTGTTTCAATGA
- a CDS encoding LuxR C-terminal-related transcriptional regulator, whose translation MTDVIKVVIADSEEVFVQGLEKILTEHPQIQVVSRCHKSEEIVQEGRRIHPDVLLVEDELTGEETASFVKSVTEDCPETKIAILKRQGEINDGFSGLKAGARAYLSKNISPEDLVKSIELISSGRIIISPVFAQQFTDSLNTRTMMEEHPSGEEVTQREREVATMIAHGKTNREIATELYISENTVKMHVKNTLGKLELKNRQQLSVYAVLHEWIRQEDKPHL comes from the coding sequence TTGACTGACGTAATAAAGGTGGTAATTGCCGATAGCGAAGAGGTCTTCGTCCAGGGCCTGGAGAAGATCTTGACAGAGCACCCACAAATTCAGGTGGTTTCACGGTGTCATAAATCTGAAGAGATCGTGCAAGAAGGCAGGCGGATACACCCTGATGTTCTCCTGGTTGAAGACGAACTTACTGGAGAAGAAACTGCTTCTTTTGTGAAATCCGTGACAGAGGATTGTCCTGAAACTAAAATCGCAATTCTTAAAAGACAGGGAGAAATCAATGACGGATTTTCTGGCCTGAAGGCTGGGGCCAGGGCCTATCTTTCAAAAAATATCTCTCCCGAAGATTTGGTTAAGTCTATTGAATTGATTTCAAGCGGGCGTATCATCATCTCTCCCGTATTTGCCCAACAGTTCACCGACAGCCTCAACACACGAACTATGATGGAAGAGCACCCGTCTGGAGAAGAAGTCACTCAAAGGGAGCGAGAGGTGGCAACGATGATCGCGCACGGTAAAACGAATCGTGAAATTGCAACGGAACTTTACATTTCCGAAAACACCGTGAAAATGCATGTCAAAAACACGCTCGGGAAACTCGAACTGAAAAATAGGCAACAATTGTCGGTTTATGCGGTCCTCCACGAATGGATAAGACAAGAGGATAAGCCTCACCTTTAG
- the pth gene encoding aminoacyl-tRNA hydrolase, translating to MRLIIGLGNPGREYSGTRHNIGFTVLGELARRHGINFDKRCCHSRAGEGRIGEHQVVLAKPQTYMNLSGDSVAALMRKFKIKPSEILVVHDDLDLPLGKLRIRSSGSAGGHNGLKSIIASIGSMDFARIKIGIGRPETAMSGGRDIVDHVLSGFDPLDRKVAEEAVDRAADVIEAVLELGLETAMNRFN from the coding sequence ATGAGACTCATTATCGGGCTCGGCAATCCTGGCAGGGAGTATTCCGGTACCAGACATAATATTGGGTTCACCGTTTTAGGCGAACTGGCGCGCAGGCACGGCATCAACTTCGATAAGCGATGCTGCCATTCCCGTGCCGGGGAAGGCCGGATCGGTGAACACCAGGTCGTCCTGGCCAAGCCTCAAACTTATATGAACCTGTCCGGCGATTCTGTTGCCGCTTTGATGCGCAAGTTCAAGATCAAACCCAGTGAAATTCTGGTGGTTCACGATGATCTCGACCTGCCGCTCGGTAAGCTGCGAATACGTTCCAGCGGCAGCGCCGGGGGACATAACGGCCTGAAATCGATCATTGCATCCATCGGTTCAATGGATTTTGCCCGTATCAAAATCGGTATCGGAAGGCCGGAAACTGCTATGTCCGGTGGCAGGGATATAGTCGACCATGTATTATCTGGTTTCGATCCCTTGGATCGGAAAGTTGCCGAGGAAGCTGTTGATCGGGCTGCCGACGTGATCGAAGCCGTTCTCGAACTCGGCCTTGAGACCGCTATGAACCGCTTCAACTAG